A single Cellulomonas sp. SLBN-39 DNA region contains:
- a CDS encoding RNA-binding protein, translating into MLADALEHLVRGIVDHPDDVHVRTSSLRRGEMLEVRVHPEDLGRVIGRGGRTAKALRTVVGALSADGPVRVDVVDVDRR; encoded by the coding sequence ATGCTCGCCGACGCGCTGGAGCACCTGGTGCGCGGCATCGTCGACCACCCGGACGACGTGCACGTGCGCACGTCGTCCCTGCGGCGCGGCGAGATGCTCGAGGTGCGCGTGCACCCCGAGGACCTCGGCCGTGTCATCGGCCGCGGCGGGCGCACCGCGAAGGCGCTGCGCACCGTCGTCGGCGCCCTGTCGGCGGACGGGCCCGTCCGGGTCGACGTCGTCGACGTCGACCGGCGCTGA
- the rpsP gene encoding 30S ribosomal protein S16, which yields MATKIRLKRMGKIRAPYYRIVVADSRTKRDGRVIEEIGKYHPTEEPSLIEVASERAQYWLGVGAQPTEQVLALLKVTGDWQKFKGLPGAEGTLRVKAAKADAKAAVDAVAADAEKAKAKASEKKAAAAAADAPAPAEDEQA from the coding sequence GTGGCCACGAAGATCCGCCTCAAGCGCATGGGCAAGATCCGCGCACCGTACTACCGCATCGTCGTCGCCGACTCGCGCACCAAGCGTGACGGTCGCGTGATCGAGGAGATCGGCAAGTACCACCCCACCGAGGAGCCCTCGCTCATCGAGGTCGCCTCCGAGCGCGCGCAGTACTGGCTCGGCGTCGGCGCGCAGCCGACCGAGCAGGTCCTCGCGCTCCTCAAGGTCACCGGCGACTGGCAGAAGTTCAAGGGCCTGCCCGGTGCCGAGGGCACGCTGCGCGTCAAGGCGGCCAAGGCCGACGCGAAGGCCGCGGTCGACGCGGTCGCCGCCGACGCCGAGAAGGCCAAGGCCAAGGCGTCCGAGAAGAAGGCCGCCGCGGCGGCCGCGGACGCCCCGGCGCCCGCCGAGGACGAGCAGGCCTGA
- a CDS encoding amidohydrolase family protein, translating into MGVLHLRGTVVLDDEREVGDAWVVGDRLTLERPAGVPDATLHGWVLPGLVDVHCHIGLDADGPVDAAAAERQALADRDSGVLLVRDAGSPADTGWVHARADLPRLLRAGRHLARPRRYLRHYGRELEAVTDLPRAVRDEAARGDGWVKVVADWIDRDLGPEGDLRPLWPADVLVEAVAAAHTAGARVTAHTFATEALDPLLDAGVDCLEHATGATPAQVERIAAAGVPVTPTLLQVERFDAIAAQGEARFPRFAARMRAMHARREQHVRDLHDAGVRLLVGTDAGGTIGHGRVADEAAAMVAAGVPVRDVVAAASWRTRAWLGVDGIDEGTSADVVVYDRDPRADVTALAAPTAVVLRGTRVR; encoded by the coding sequence ATGGGCGTCCTGCACCTGCGGGGCACGGTCGTCCTCGACGACGAGCGCGAGGTCGGCGACGCGTGGGTCGTCGGCGACCGCCTCACGCTGGAGCGGCCGGCGGGCGTGCCCGACGCCACGCTGCACGGGTGGGTGCTGCCGGGGCTGGTCGACGTGCACTGCCACATCGGGCTCGACGCGGACGGGCCCGTCGACGCGGCCGCCGCGGAGCGGCAGGCGCTGGCCGACCGCGACTCCGGGGTCCTGCTCGTGCGCGACGCCGGCTCGCCCGCCGACACCGGGTGGGTGCACGCGCGTGCGGACCTGCCGCGGCTGCTGCGCGCGGGCCGGCACCTGGCCCGGCCGCGCCGCTACCTGCGGCACTACGGCCGCGAGCTCGAGGCCGTCACGGACCTGCCCCGAGCCGTCCGCGACGAGGCCGCGCGCGGCGACGGCTGGGTCAAGGTCGTCGCGGACTGGATCGACCGCGACCTGGGGCCCGAGGGCGACCTGCGCCCCCTGTGGCCCGCCGACGTGCTGGTCGAGGCGGTCGCCGCCGCCCACACGGCCGGCGCGCGGGTCACGGCGCACACGTTCGCGACCGAGGCCCTCGACCCGCTGCTCGACGCGGGCGTCGACTGCCTCGAGCACGCGACGGGCGCGACGCCCGCGCAGGTCGAGCGCATCGCGGCGGCGGGCGTCCCCGTGACGCCGACGCTCCTGCAGGTCGAGCGGTTCGACGCGATCGCCGCGCAGGGCGAGGCCCGGTTCCCCCGGTTCGCGGCGCGGATGCGGGCCATGCACGCCCGGCGGGAGCAGCACGTGCGCGACCTGCACGACGCGGGCGTGCGCCTGCTGGTCGGCACGGACGCCGGCGGCACCATCGGGCACGGCCGGGTGGCGGACGAGGCCGCGGCGATGGTGGCGGCGGGCGTGCCCGTGCGGGACGTCGTCGCCGCCGCGAGCTGGCGCACCCGGGCCTGGCTGGGCGTCGACGGCATCGACGAGGGCACGAGCGCCGACGTCGTCGTCTACGACCGCGACCCCCGTGCCGACGTCACGGCGCTGGCGGCGCCGACGGCGGTCGTCCTGCGCGGGACGCGCGTGCGCTGA
- the ffh gene encoding signal recognition particle protein, which yields MFATLSDRLTSTFKNLRTKGRLSEADIDATIREIRRALLDADVAVPVVRQFTGAVRERALSAEVSGALNPAQQVVKIVNDELVAILGGQTRTLAFAKQPPTVIMLAGLQGAGKTTLAGKLTRWLKEQGHTPLLVAADLQRPNAVTQLQVVAERAGVPVFAPHPGNQGADDVLPAGADPVAVARAGLEHARTRQHDVLVVDTAGRLGVDAELMTQAADIRDAVQPDEILFVVDAMIGQDAVTTAQAFADGVGFTGVVLSKLDGDARGGAALSIASVTGRPIMFASTGEKLTDFEVFHPDRMASRILDMGDVLTLIEQAEKAFDAEQAEKMAGKLVSGEDFTLEDFLVQMQQLKNMGSIKKMFGMLPGMGQMREALENFDEREVDRIEAIIRSMTPGERQNPKIINGSRRARIARGSGTTTSEINQLLERFDGAKKMMRQMAKGGGMPGGVPGMGNLPGMGGKKSRGRQAPAKKARGARSGNPAKRAEQERAAAARGSGEGPAAPAGSAFGLGAPAPQAPAAPTELQLPAGFDKLLGGR from the coding sequence TTGTTCGCCACCCTGTCCGACCGTCTGACGTCGACGTTCAAGAACCTGCGGACGAAGGGTCGGCTCTCCGAGGCCGACATCGACGCCACGATCCGGGAGATCCGGCGCGCGCTGCTCGACGCCGACGTCGCGGTCCCGGTCGTCCGCCAGTTCACCGGCGCCGTGCGCGAGCGCGCGCTGTCCGCCGAGGTCTCCGGCGCGCTGAACCCGGCGCAGCAGGTCGTCAAGATCGTCAACGACGAGCTCGTGGCGATCCTCGGCGGGCAGACGCGCACGCTGGCGTTCGCCAAGCAGCCGCCGACCGTCATCATGCTCGCCGGCCTGCAGGGTGCGGGCAAGACGACCCTGGCCGGCAAGCTCACGCGCTGGCTCAAGGAGCAGGGGCACACGCCGCTCCTCGTCGCCGCGGACCTGCAGCGCCCCAACGCGGTGACGCAGCTCCAGGTCGTCGCCGAGCGTGCGGGCGTGCCGGTGTTCGCCCCGCACCCCGGCAACCAGGGCGCCGACGACGTGCTGCCCGCCGGCGCCGACCCCGTGGCCGTCGCCCGGGCGGGCCTGGAGCACGCGAGGACCCGTCAGCACGACGTGCTGGTCGTCGACACCGCCGGCCGTCTCGGAGTCGACGCCGAGCTGATGACCCAGGCCGCGGACATCCGCGACGCGGTCCAGCCGGACGAGATCCTCTTCGTCGTCGACGCGATGATCGGCCAGGACGCGGTGACCACCGCGCAGGCCTTCGCCGACGGCGTCGGGTTCACCGGTGTCGTGCTGTCCAAGCTCGACGGCGACGCCCGCGGCGGTGCGGCGCTGTCGATCGCCAGCGTCACCGGCCGGCCCATCATGTTCGCCTCGACCGGTGAGAAGCTCACCGACTTCGAGGTGTTCCACCCCGACCGCATGGCCTCGCGCATCCTCGACATGGGTGACGTGCTCACCCTCATCGAGCAGGCCGAGAAGGCGTTCGACGCCGAGCAGGCCGAGAAGATGGCCGGCAAGCTCGTCTCGGGCGAGGACTTCACGCTCGAGGACTTCCTCGTGCAGATGCAGCAGCTGAAGAACATGGGCTCGATCAAGAAGATGTTCGGCATGCTGCCGGGCATGGGCCAGATGCGCGAGGCGCTGGAGAACTTCGACGAGCGCGAGGTCGACCGCATCGAGGCGATCATCCGGTCGATGACCCCGGGGGAGCGGCAGAACCCCAAGATCATCAACGGGTCGCGCCGCGCCCGCATCGCGCGCGGGTCGGGCACCACGACGAGCGAGATCAACCAGCTCCTCGAGCGCTTCGACGGCGCGAAGAAGATGATGCGCCAGATGGCCAAGGGCGGCGGCATGCCGGGCGGCGTGCCCGGGATGGGCAACCTGCCGGGCATGGGCGGCAAGAAGTCCCGTGGACGCCAGGCCCCCGCCAAGAAGGCGCGCGGCGCCCGCTCGGGCAACCCGGCCAAGCGCGCCGAGCAGGAGCGCGCCGCGGCGGCGCGGGGATCGGGCGAGGGCCCGGCCGCCCCCGCGGGCTCGGCGTTCGGCCTGGGGGCCCCCGCGCCGCAGGCGCCCGCCGCGCCGACGGAGCTGCAGCTGCCCGCCGGGTTCGACAAGCTCCTCGGCGGTCGCTGA